tgcactgactgcaagtcactctggataagagcgtctgctgaatgaccaaaatgtaaatgtaaaagcaaacacttgcaaagcatgcagggtattattctaatgagctccaccCCCAAACAATTCCAAATTTGGTCAATGCAGACCAGATCCAAATCTGAATGAATCAGAGACGTATAGGCtgtgtttcacaagtttgaacatcacagtacagtacggcacagtttagtacagtagaacacagaagaGTACAATACGGTACGGTATGTtacagtacagaacagcagaGTTTTATTCAGTAGAGtatggtagagtacagtaaagtacagtacggtacagtacagcagagtttaatttagtagagtacagtagagtacagtacagtacagtttagttcagtagagtagagtacattagagtaaaGTAAGGTATAATACAGTACACTATACTTTATTTTGCTGTACTCTAGtatgctctactgtattgtactgtattgtactctattgtactatactctacttttctttactggaCTGTGTACTGTAAAtgctactgtgctgtactgtgctgtgaaacatagatgtctataattggttcagatCTGGTCCGAACCAGACCAAAAATCAAAgtctgtggacgttgaaatcaaaaGACGGAGTACCAAAAAAAGTTGTCCAAAAGCCAaaagcctaaattccatcgctatcgggaaaccgggccctggttgGCTCTGCGCTCTATTTGACGGATTGGGCCTGACTGGCATCTTGATAACTATAACCACAGGGATTAACAGACTGATAACAATCAGCAAGTATATTAATTGTCCGCAGGGTGGTGACCCACCACTGAGATTTTTGCTGAAGCTCCATTTCTGGGCCCAGTTTTTCTAAAGTTATCTATCTGGATTTAGCCAATCGGATAGGACtaaatgcatagaaatagaatgaatagaaccagagcccccattcaagtcaatgattcgTCCGTTCTATTCATTCGATTTTTATGCATTTAATCATATCCAATAGGTGAAATCCAGATTGATAACTTTTTGAAAAAACTGGGCCTGAGCTTGAAATCTGAATGTCAAGTTTGGTGGCGTCACAGACCCACTCAAATAAGTCAATTGAATTAcaaacattaaaataaaatacaaaatacaagcaTGGACCAATCGTTGAGCATGGGATGGGGTATCAGCACCTGTGCCTAATCAGCGCTAATTAGAATAAATAAATATTGTCGGTAGCCTACACTCTacaaattaggggttcaacaagggttattctaagatcctcaaagttcctCGAAGAACATTGGCACTGAAAAatgcccccaaaaggttattccaagaacaccataggaggtggggttcacaGAGGAACCTCTTTAGTTCTTGGGGGTTCAAAGAACTCCCTTTAATGGATCCTcgaagaaccctttgaagaaccttttgaggttaatttttgaactaccccctaccctattattattattattattaataataataaaaataataataataataataataatatgcataacAATAAGAACAATAACataatattttagttgtcagtgtttattatgattttagtggcaaagtcCTATGGGTACCATTAATGGGTCtgcgggtttttggtttttcctttcaattaagacgtAGACAACCAAGttaggggagttccttactaattagtgaccttaattaatcaatcaagtacaagggttgagcgaaaacccgcagacactcggccctcgtggaatgagtttgacaaaTGACCTCCTTTTTAGAGTGTAATACATTTATTTTGACAGTACCATGCACCTGCCACTTGATGTTAGTGGTAGGCCTACACTTCCATTGAATGAAGAGGAGGACTGCGGTTTCTCAGTGATGGCTACTGGACTGTACATGGCCAGGCATTAGGAATTGTAATAAAACCTCACAGAAATATACACTGCTTTGTACTCGCCAACtctctcaactccattcaataGATTAGCAACCGCACCCCTTCACTGATGATGCAGTCCAGCAGTCCAAAGCACCAACCTTGTCCTCGTGCCCATCACCTGCCCTACCTGGACACTGGATATTTTTTCGAAGACATCCAACAATGCCCTTAAATGGACATGTTATTCCTCGTCAACATAATCTTTATAAATTCACACCTGTTTGAATTCATTGAGGTAAGACATTTATTAGGCTAACCTAATAATAACATTGCCACCTAAGCACTTGTCCACACTGGCCTCTTGTAGCTAGTAGGCTAGTCCAATAACGGGAAGAACATAGGCCTATAGCTTAACATATGTGAACTCAAGCCGAATGCAAAAATGTGGCTATCGACCATTGTTTGGAACAAAAAGGTGTCAGCCTTGTTGGCTGCATGCATTCTCACGTTTCTCAAGATTGAACAAAGTCCAATGCGAGGTGTGTGTGCAGACACTTGGCTGTGCTCAGTCAAAACCATACCACCCCCAAATATAGCATAGTAGGGCTCATAGTAGGGATGTCAAACGTTCAGCCTGCTGCACACACCCTATGGACAGCATTTTATATTATTCTGTATATAAatctgagacactccatttagtatgataatttatgtttcgtatggtatgtattaatttgtggatgtccatcatccatttcgtatgatatgttacgaattacaattcgtatgatttgttacgaattacaattagtacaatatgttacgaattacaattctcACAATATGTTgcgaatttgcaaaaatgtacaataggttacgaatttgcaaaacgtatgatatgtttcGAATTCAATTTgttgttgctaacgttagctaggtggctaatgctaacgtgggttagggttaagggttagggttaaggttaggagttaggttaaagtgttaaatttagggttaggagaagggtgctaaaagggttaaggttaggattagctaacatgctaagtagttgcaaagttgctgaAGTTGTATGTGAtaagattcgaacacgcaacctttgggctGCTAGATGTTCATGTTAtacatccacccatccaccctaacaaaccaccctcctttcgtttttccttaaaaaacatctgtcttatgtaaccataccaaatgtaacatatcacacTAATTTGTGTGTTccggatttacttttactatattacatctagtctatgagacaaGGCTGCAAGAGGGCCTTGTTAATTAAATTGTATTTAGGATAATTTTTAAACTCTCTCCATGGTTAAAGTAGTCATTTGTACCACATATTGGTGATGTAAGTATTAAAGTTTATAGTCATCACGATCTCACAAAATCGATTGCTTAAAACAGAACAATATCTTTGGTTTAGTGCCAGTGTTTTTGTCATATGCGCCACTCTGTAGTGGGACTTAGAACGCAGCTGTCATTTTAAGACCACGAGTATCTGGCCTCACATTAATGAATGCATTTGAGGGTTAAGCTATCATTCAAATGAAAGCCAACCCCTGTCGCTATTTAGAAACCTATGTGAGATGGTGATTCTTTTAAATTATCCAGTCAAAAAGTGTTGTGTTTCCTTTTCCATATTTGCCATCTAGCGAAGTCATTTTCTCTCAGATATTGATAAATGGCTACGCCGGGTTGTCATCTATCGACAGACACATGTATACCCAAGTTAATTGAGGTGTGTCTGTTAGAAGAGCGCAAACGGTACATGTCGCAGCGGTTATTGTCCCAGTTCCATTGATTTCAATACAATATCGATGTGAATGATTCATCTGCCCACTATTGATTACAGTAGAACTAGCTTATCAATTTCAGTCTAGAGTGACCACTTGGTAAATATTGCTGCGTGTGCAGTTTAGAAGATACTAATTTAgcaaaatacatgtaatctgaACACAAGTGTGACAAGTGTGTGTAGAGATAAACTTTTATTTATTGGTCTTCAAAATATCACAATTTAGGTCTATTCCAGCATATTGATTATGGATTTGGACATCTAAAACCCGTGTTTTGACACTTGCTATaaacaggggtgcacataactggtacgcaggtacgcaagcgcgacaaaaatcaggaatgcgtaatgccacttgtgttactacgcgcctttgcgtacttgaccgatcttctcatctaaccttacacatgacatgttgcttgtcaactactgtcagggatgtccaaaaagcaacagacattaagcagcttctttggcgtttcgccacctacaaagaaacgccaactggagccagagccgaagaaaatatttttttcggaaaagtggctccaagatgtgcagtggcttgaagctaacgatgagcgcactgaaatgtggtgcaagatttgccactcaaatccacatctagcagacaaaacaggtgcattttataaaggctcaaagaatttcaaccatcctttatttgacaaacatgaaaagagcaaggagcacacgaatgtagcgcaagccattgctaaacaagctagccgagaataaatgtccagtcgcccacttgccagatggcgagacaagctgaatgaagaacagtggcaagctctgtttaatatttttctcctcgccttccataaagctaaacacgcacgtcccatgtcttcctattctgaggatgttcttttactgaagcggctagaagtaaatgtcggaggtgcatatcattcacgtgaagagggcacacggatcatgcagagcatcgctcacaccatcagcggggagttacgagccaagttgcagtctgctgaatttttgggggctgcttttttgatggatctgaggacatcacaaaaactgagcaggaaatcgtttacagtgtgtctgtgtccagcaacggagagtttacttcggactttattggactgattgaattgggtgctgaccgaacagcacaggccataacagacggacttgtgagacttttccaggacacaggcttggatgactggacaacaaagttggtcgctgtgtgcacagacTGCTGCTGTCAACGTGggtatctacaacggcgttgtgccaaaactccggcaacttgctgcggttggagactcccttgtgcacattctgtgcaccgcacacacactggagaattgcgcgaaatcagctgatcgcaacgttccttactgtgagacatttaatcgctctgtggtcaagctgctgcagttttatttacaaaaaggtggagcaaaaaaaactgctgcactgaataagctatgtgaagaaaatgggatctcctttgtgaaactgggtaagtttcataatatcagatggtctgcatggaggcatgaaacactgttaaaaatatcaagactattgccagccattaaaatgcagctggttacgagtgataacagtgacttgcagcatatctgcacagagcgttttcagtgctttctgtcaaacatgcttgacatttgcaacattttgaacaccacatccattaggtttcagaaggaaaagctgactattggagaatgtaaggatgaactcatggtggccattggacagttcacacttctgcttgatggtgaaagccatagggcacacactgtttccaatgctgatgctgacagagacaatactcagggggttaattgaagagtttgaaatcagatatgactcccctcaagtcatgtgatcatttcttagtatttgatccttcaacatggcctcaggaaatgcaagacctccacagttttggaaacacaacagtttgcagcattctcaagaaatatgaggccaccttgcaacttgacaaagataccactgtgacagaatggatgcgcttaaagcaggcaggaaaacgcctgggagcctcttctgtgtatgacttggtccaaatagtaagtacaagtaacccagatgcttattccaacatcaacaaggtggttaagctgtctcttacactgcctttaagcagtgcagcttgtgagaggggattctcacatctcaacattataaaaccaagtacagatcttgtctgtcacatgctcgtctctcagcactgatgcacattcacctgtcaaagcagaccacagagacatttgacccaaagcctgctgttgacctgtggatggagacagctaatcggaggctcaaccaaggacagggaggtgcatctgcagcatcttcatcatctaccatgcaggaagctgaagcagaggacagtggtggtggcactgaggaggacagtggtggcagcactgaggaggacagtgatggcagcactgaggaggacagtggtggTGGCACTGAGGGAGGACAGTGGTGGCAGCACTGAGGGAGGACAGTGATGgcagcactgaggaggacagtggtggcggcacTGGAGGAGGACAGTGAAGAAGACTGCACTTATTAAGACCACGCTACATATATGGTGAGTACCAAACACCATGTGCTGGTACTCACCTGAGTAATTCACTGAaaaagttatgtgcacccctggctATAAATCAAAAATCAATGACAACAGGAAGCAGCAACAGTATAATTTTCAATGTATGTTTTAGTAATATAATATAAATGGTACTTAACATAATTATTCAACAGGATTCTACTTTACCAGGTAAAAACTACTGAATGAGCCCAAAAACGTGCTATGATTTATTGATTTCGATTATATTATTGAAATCgtgaaaatacactgaacaaaaatataaatacaattttaaagaaataaattcattaggccctaatctatggatttcacatgaccgggaatacagatatgcatctgttggtcacagatacctttaaaaaaaggtaggggctgGGGCATGGATTAAAAAACccaatatctggtgtgaccacaatttgcgtcatgcagcacgacacatctcattcgcatagagttgatcaggctgttgattgtggcctgtggaatgttgtcccactcttcttcaatggctgtgcgaagttgctggatattggtggaaactggaacacgctgtcgtgcacgtcgatccagagcatcccaaacatgctcaatgggtgacatgtctggtgagtatgcaggccatggaagaactgggacattttcagcttccaggaattgtgtatagatcctttcaacatggggccgtgcattatcatgctgaaacatgaggtgatggcagcggatgaatggcatgataATGGCTcttaggatctcgtcacggtatctctgtgcattcaaattgccatcgataaaacgcaattgtgttcgctatccgtagcttatgcctgcccataccataaccccaccgccactatggggcactctgttcacaacattgacatcagcaaaccgtttGCCCACataacgccatacacatggtctgtggttgtgaagccggttggacgtactgccaaattctctaaaacaatgttggaggtggcttatggtagagaaattaactttcaattatttggcaacagctctggtggacatttctgcagtcagcatgccaattgcacactccctcaaaacttgagacatctgtggcattgtattgtgtgacaaaactgcacattttagagtggccttttattgtccccagcacaaggtgcacctgtgtaatgatcactgTTTAAtctgctttttgatatgccacacctgtcaggtggatggattatcttggaaaaggagacatgctcactaacagggtagtaaacaaatttgtgtacaacatttgagagaaataagctttttgtgcatatggaagatttctgggaacttttatttcagctcatgaaacatgggactaatactttacatgttgcatttatatttttgctcagtgtatGTTTTTCCTGGCTACTAGTAGTACTACATCATGTCTCAATCTATAGGCCTACACAACCGTATGGTATGGTACTTCCTCACGTTTCTCTCTGGTCTTCTGTGAATCATTCAAATGTACTTCAGCCTCAAAATAGCCGTCCATATTGCACGCAGATAGAGTATGATCCAGAGTGAAATTTTATAATTGACCTATGTAGGCCTACAAGAACGAGCAAATAGTGTGGTTTGGGGACCACCTGAGTTAGTGATATGGGCTTTCCTTACCACTGTGCTTTTACTGAAAAAAGCCTACAGTTTACCATCATTTAACTCAGAGTTGAATGTATTGACTATATACacggagtataccaaacattaggaaccttctaaccttcctaatattgagttgccctcagaacacCCTCAATCTGTCGAGgcttggactctacaaggtgtcgaaagcatgttaactccaatgttgtgtcaagttggctggatgtcctttgggtggtggaccattcttgatacacacgggaaactgttgagcatgaaaaacccagcagcgttgcagttcttgacaccaaccaatgcacctggcacctactaccatactccattcaaaggcacttacattttatgTCTTGCCCGTACACCCTCtgtatggcacacatacacaatccatgtctcaaggctcaaaaatccttctttaacctgtctcctccccttcatctacactgattgaagtggatttaacaagtgacatcaataagcgatcatcgctttcacctggattcacctggtcagtctatgtcatggaaagagcaggtgttcttaatgttttgtacactcagtgtatatgtcaaAATATTctgcattttctctctctctctcacacacacacacacacacacacacacacacacacacacacacacacacacacacacacacattgactaaAACACCATGCAAACTAAGAGAGAAATAAAACAGTTGGCAGTAGGCGATTTGAATTCAttgcaaaatgtattttatttttggaGATGTTTCAACAAAAACTGTGTAAACATTGAAATAAGTTAAATTGATATGTAGAAAATAAATATTTTACAATCATAAATTAGGCAAATAAATAATACAACTCATTAGGTTGATAATaaatatcacatttgaaaattaTTTAGCTTTTGAAGTAaaacaaatcaacataaataCTTAGATGAATATATATTAGCAATATGTAACAAACATTTGACTCCTTTAAATTCTAGATCTTCGGTAGCTTTTTTAAACTGTCATTAAATGATAATATAGATTTTTAAAAAACACTTGTCCACAGGACATAACATTGACAAAGGCAACTTGGTGGTGTTCATGAAAACGTGATTATTTTTTCAAGACGACAATGATGGTGATGAGGAATATTCTCCAACATGCCTGGTCCATGATAAGGATGCCACCTTACATATTGTGGTCTCCAGCATGAATATAGCCAATGATTCTGTTGATGGTGATGGTGCGAACCCGGAACCCCTTCAGCACTTTACACAGATGTACCCTTTCATCAAAGGGATTTTGATTAGCAGTACCTTGAGTAGGCCTACAACCTTGAGTATCCTGCAAAGTAACATAGTGCACACTTTGTCAAGTTAACGTTATCTTTATTTGGGTACAATTGACATAGAAATTACCATCTTTGGTTAGGAGACATTTTAGGGACCATTAATTCCACCACCCACAACATCCCAATGTAATCTTAGACTGAGTCCCTGAAAGGCCTCTTTACGTTAGTTAAGGTTGCTTTTAAGAATATCTTACCTGCTGAGACGACCAGTCTCCCAACAAAGACGAGGAGAAGCAATTCTGTGTTTTTAAAGAAAGCAAATGAAAAGGTGAGAGAAGAGGCAATACATATATGACAGTAGATTTGTGTAGCCTAAGCCTGCAGATACAGTGACTATTGTATAAAAAACTGGTTGTGTTAGAAATATCTCAAAAAGCTCATTTTTAGGTAATGTCCTCCCCATGCCAGTTTATTGGCATTATAAGTAACTCCCAGACTTTACCTCCTTAATCTCTTTGAGGTTTTGCAGCACAGTGAGTCCAAGCAGTTTAGGATCAATAACTTGCAGCATGTCACTTTAACAACGTAGATCCTCCTCAATGTTCCTCAGACACTTGTCCTATCGGGATACATTGGAAAAATTACATAAATAAACAtgccttttttatttattatgggAAACCTGACTGAACTGTTGCTTTGGGCAACAACAATAATATGTAATTTATAGACAATAGCAAGTAGCTTACCTGATCAAACTCTGAGTTTGTGACTCCAGAACATGTTGAGTTCTGTTGGGCAGCCTATAAAAAACAAAGTAGATTGATTCAGCAAAGGCTTTCAACATAACTTCTAAGGGAAAATTCACATTATTTTCAGAAATATTTGAAAACAGATTACAGAATGTAATCTGGCAATATGGTCATTTTCTTACCATTGGCGTGCATACTGACACCGTGTGTGTTCTGGTGTTCAACTCCAAATCTGAAAGGTTCAAGAAGAAGATAGAACAAATACTTAAAACGAACACTTTCTATACAAAGACATTTGCCCCCTATATTTTTTTCCATAAGCTTTTGCAATATTCTCatgcaggaaaaaaataaaatcagtTATCCTAACCTATTCTAACtttaaaagtaaaataaataggCTACTTTATAACAATAATTTCGTTAGAAGAGAAAGCGATAAATGCTATAGGTTACTCACAAAGCTTGGTGTTTGGCGTCATGGTTATAACAATGTTCATCCTTGGTTTATCCAAATTATTTTGTATGTCTTGCTTCACCTCTCAGTGTTTTTATACTTTCCTGGGCAGGGATTTCCCGGGCACTATAACAATGTTTGAAAATATACATTGAAAGTAATTCAGGTAACATAATCTCACTGTCTGTAATTTTCCTAGATACCAGAGATATTAAAAAAAGGGTATATTTTGACAGAGTGGAACTGGAATTAACATTGGCTGGAGTTGAATTGATTGTATCCGATGTTTTGGTTGTGGCCACTATTACAAACTACAGTAGTTTCTCACAGTTTGGTAGAAAATATGTGGTCACCTTCTTTGCTCTCTAGTGGTTAGCTAGGCCTACAAGGTGTCGGCAGTGTAACATGAACTACCGTCCATGATTCAGTATTCAGTTTCCCTACGGCCAAAACTCAATTACATACAGTAAGTGTTTGGAGCCTTGTGGTGCAAGGTGTGAAATGAGGGGAGAAACTACCTGTTATGCACAGAAATAACTTGCTGCTGTATTTCCAGGCCTATATTCAGCTAGTCTTTGTCATAGCATTAATGCCAATTTTATTATGTAATTTTTCACATCCATAGAAGAAAACAACTTGTAGGCTACCACTACCCTAAGTATCACCTTGTCTTATTTTGTGGTAAGTATTTATATGTTTTATGTGTTATATTTATGCAGCCTTCTTTGGCCCCTCAAGCATCTTTCTGTACCATTCATTAATTAATTTAAACTGTTCCTGTCTCATCTGCTGACAGTTAGATCTGGTTCATATAGCTACCAAGACTGACCACAACCAATGAACTAATAAAGACACTTAAACACTTAAAACGTTTATTTATCATTTTCATCTCTGTACACAAAACGTCATATGATTTCTGAATGATGCAGAATACTTTTGAATGAGCTTAGTATAATCTGATGGAGAAATAAATGAAAAAAGCTGCTATAAAATGACATTCTCCAAATGCTGAAGATGGACTAATCATAGTGAACACCAATGACCATCATCTACAACCAGGCAACTAGGCATCCAAGTCTCCTTCCAGCtcagaatttgtatttatttagccCAGACCGACCAGCTATCGCTTTACAAGTGTCAAGATCAGTCAGCTCAGACATCTTTAGTTCTTAATAATTGGGATTTTACTTTGTCAATAATATTTTgtcttaaaatat
Above is a window of Coregonus clupeaformis isolate EN_2021a unplaced genomic scaffold, ASM2061545v1 scaf4229, whole genome shotgun sequence DNA encoding:
- the LOC123490622 gene encoding LOW QUALITY PROTEIN: interleukin-12 subunit alpha-like (The sequence of the model RefSeq protein was modified relative to this genomic sequence to represent the inferred CDS: substituted 1 base at 1 genomic stop codon), coding for MNIVITMTPNTKLYLELNTRTHTVSVCTPMAAQQNSTCSGVTNSEFDQDKCLRNIEEDLRCXSDMLQVIDPKLLGLTVLQNLKEIKENCFSSSLLGDWSSQQDTQGCRPTQGTANQNPFDERVHLCKVLKGFRVRTITINRIIGYIHAGDHNM